The Stenotrophomonas indicatrix DNA segment GCGGTCGAGCGCATGCCCTGGGGCGCGCGCGTGCACACCGCGACCGGCGTTGAAGGCTTCGATGAAGTGATCCTGGCCTGCCACAGCGACCAGGCCCTGGCCCTGCTGCCAGACGCGGATCCGGTTGAGCAGGCGGTGCTGGGTGCCATCCGCTACCAGCCCAACGAGGCCGTGCTGCACACCGATGCCTCGCTGCTGCCTGCCAACCGCAAGGCCTGGGCGGCCTGGAATGCGCATGTGCCGCGCGATCCTTCCGCGCCCTGCACGGTCAGCTACTGCATGAACCTGCTGCAAGGCCTGCCCGGCGACACTCCGTTGGTGGTGACCCTAAACCGCAGCGAGGCGATCGATCCGGCCAAGGTGCTGCGCCGCCTGAAGTACGCACATCCGATACATGACCATGTTGCGGTACAGGCACAACAGCGCTGGGGCGAGGTGCAGGGACATCGCCATACCTGGTTCGCGGGTGCGTACTGGGGCTGGGGTTTCCACGAGGACGGCATCCGCAGTGCCCGCCGCGTGGTCGACGCGCTGCAGGCACGCTCATTCCGCAGCCACAGCGCGCAGCAAGCGGAGGTGCCCGCGTGAGCGCCAGCGCCATCTACTTCGGCCACGTCGAGCATCGTCGCCACCACCCGCATGCCCACGCGTTCCGCTACCCGATCGCGCAGCTGCTGCTGGATCTGGACGAGCTGGACCAGGTATTTGCCGGACGCTGGCTGTGGTCGGTCGGGCGCCGCAACCTGGCAGAGTTCCGCCGCAGCGACTACTTCGGTGATCCCGCGACCTCCCTGGCCGACGCCGTGCGTGATCATGCCGCGACGGTGCTCGGGCGGCGCCCCGACGGCCCGGTGCGGCTGCTGACCCACCTGCGCTTCGGTGGCCACGTGTTCAACCCGGTCAGCTTCTACTACTGCTACCAAGCTGACCGGGAGACCCTGGACTGCATCGTCGCCGAGATCACCAATACGCCCTGGAAGGAGCGACACGCCTACGTGCTTCCGGTCGAAACTGCGATACGGCAGGGCCGCGCCCTGCGCTGGCAGTTCGACAAGACCTTCCACGTTTCACCCTTCATGCCCATGGATTGCGCGTATGACTGGCGCTTCACCGCGCCCGCGGACGACCTGCGCGTGCACATGCAGGTATGGCGCAACGGCCAGCGCCAGTTCGATGCCACACAGAGCATGCAGCGGCGGCCCATCGATAGCCGTGGGCTTGCCCGGGTATTGGCCTGCTACCCGCTGATGAGCGCGCAGGTGGTCACCGCCATCCACTGGCAGGCATTGCGCCTCTGGCTCAAGCGCAACCCAGTGCACGACCATCCTTCCCTAGCCGAGAAACCGCGATGAACGAAATGACCCCCTCGGCCACCCTGCCCCAGCCCGGCACCGTGGACGCGTTCCTGCGCCGACGCCTTCTGGCCCAGCTTGCGCCGCTGCACAACGGGCGTCTGTGCGTGCGTGATGCGTTTGGCGAGGTGCAGCTGGGCAACGCAGGAAGCGACCTTCAGGTCACCGTGACCATCGATGACCCGGGGTTCTACCGCAAGGTGGCGGCGAACGGCAGCGTTGGCGCCGGCGAGAGCTACATCAACGGTGATTGGCGCTGCGACGACCTGGTGGCGCTGGTGCAGCTGCTGGTACGCAACCGCGACCTGCTGGATGGCATGGAACGCGGGCCGGCGCGCATCGGTGGCTGGTTGCTGCGCGGCTGGAACCGGCTGCGGCGCAACAGCCGCGAAGGCAGCCGTCGCAACATCGCCGCCCACTATGACCTGGGCAATGATTTCTTCGCCCTGTTCCTGTCGCCGGACCTGATGTACTCCTCGGCGCTGTTCGCCGATGCCGCTGACTCGCTGGAGAGCGCATCGCGACGCAAGCTGGACCGCATCTGCCAGCAGCTGCGACTGCAGCCGGGTGATCGCGTGGTCGAGATAGGCACCGGCTGGGGTGGCTTCGCCGTGCACGCCGCGCAGCACTACGGCTGCCATGTCACCACCACCACCATCTCCGCCGAACAGCATGCCTTGGCCGCACAGCGGGTGGCCGATGCGGGCCTGCAGGATCGGGTGACGTTGCTGATGCAGGACTATCGCGATCTGCAGGGACGGTTCGACAAACTGGTGTCCATCGAGATGATCGAGGCCATCGGTGCCGAATACCTGGACACCTACATGGCCACCCTGCAGCGGCTGTTGAAGCCTGATGGGGTGGCGCTGCTGCAGGCCATCACCATCGAGGACCACCGCTACGAACAGGCGCGGCGCAGCGTGGACTACATCAAGCGCTTCGTGTTTCCGGGCAGCTTCATTCCCTCGATCAATGCCATCCTGGCCGCCAAGACCCGGGCCAGTGACCTGCAGCTGATCGCCCAGCAGGACTTCGGCCACTCCTATGCATTGACCCTGCGCGCCTGGCGGCAGCGCTTCCTGGCGCAGTTGCCGGCGGTACGCGCGCAAGGATTCGATGAGCGCTTCTGCAGGCTGTGGGAGTTCTACCTGGCCTACTGCGAAGGTGGCTTCCTGGAGCGCTCCATCGGCGTTTCCCATCTGCTGCTGGCACGCCCTGGCTACCGCCCCGTAGCGGATGCCCATGGCGAGCGGACCGGCTGACATGCGCCGCACCTGGGTCAACGTAATCGGCAACCAGCTGGTATGGCTGTGCGCCGTTGCCGGCGCCGGCCGAGGCTGGCAATGGCCGGCGGTGCTGTCAGCCACTGTGTACATCGGCAGCCAGCTGCTCACCTCATCGCGGCCCCGTCTGGATCTGCGCTTGCTGCTGCTCGCGCTGGCCTGTGCTTGGCTGGTCGATGGCAGCGCGGCCGCCAGCGGTGGCGTGCACTACGCCGCTGCGCCTCTGGGTTGGGTGCCGCCTCCGTGGATTTTCGCCCTGTGGGCTGCTTTTGCGATGACGCTGACTGCATCGATGGCGTTCCTGCAGCGGCACTGGTTGCTGCCGGTGGCCCTCGGCCTGCTGGCGCCGCTGGCGTATCTGTCTGCGGCGCGCGGATTCCAGGCGGTGAACTTCACTGCCCCGGCCTGGCAGGGCGTGGCGACACTGGCGCTGGGCTGGTGCGTGGCGCTGTCGCTGCTGTGCGCGGTGGCCCGTCGCGGAACGCCCGGCAAGCAGGACACCCCATTGATCGGAGCAACTTGATGAGCAGCTTGTGGTGGGTACTGCTGTACGCCGTGCTGATCATGGCCTGGGGCTGGGCATGGCAGCGCATGCACCAGAACATCGGCATCGTCGACGTGCTGTGGGCAAAGGGTGTGGCGGCAGGCGCACTGCTGCTGGCATGGCTGGGTGATGGTGCGCTGCAGCCCCGCATCGCGGCGGCGGCGCTGGGTGGCCTGTGGGGAGGTCGACTTGCCCTGCACCTGTGGCGCCGCGTGCGCAGCGAAGCGGAAGACGGCCGCTACCGTTACCTGCGCGAGCATTGGCACGGGCACCAAGGAAAGATCTTCGGCTTCTTCATGGCACAGGCCGCGCTGGTGGTGATGTTTGCGCTGCCGTTCGTGGCCGTGGCCAGCAACCCGCGCAGCGACATGTCTGCATGGATCGCAGCGGCGGTCGTGGTGTGGCTGCTCAGTGTAGGTGGCGAAGCACTCGCCGACCGCCAGCTGGCTCGTTTCCGTGCCGACCCGGCCAACAAGGGCCGCACCTGCCGCGAAGGGCTGTGGCGGTATACGCGCCACCCCAACTACTTCTTCGAGTGGCTGCACTGGTTCACCTATGTAGTGCTCGCAGCGGGGTCGCCGCTGTGGTGGCTGGCCTGGACCGGGCCAGTGCTGATGTACGTGTTCCTGCGCTACCTCAGTGGTGTTCCCTTCACCGAGAAACAGGCGCTGCGCAGTCGCGGTGACGACTATCGCGACTACCAGCGCAGCACCTCGATGTTCTTCCCCTGGTTTCCGCGCAGCCCCAAGGAGTGATTGCGATGAACAGCACCCCGTCCCTTGCTCCGGTTGCCGATACCGAGGGCGGACTCACCGGCTGGGCCGAGCGTGGCTGGCTGCCTGATGCAGCCCTGCGCGCGGGCATCCGTCGCCTGTGCGCACAACGCCTGGCCGAAGAGTCGGCCGGCAGCATGGAGGAGCAGTCGCAGCGCTTCAGCCGCCGCATCGCCGAACTGACCAGCAGCCCGCTGGCCCTGCATGTGGATGCGGCCAACCGCCAACACTATGAGGTTCCCGCCGCCTTCTTCCAGGGCTGCCTGGGGCATCGCCTGAAGTACAGCAGCTGCTATTACCGCACCGGCAGCGAGACGCTGGACCAGGCCGAGGATGCGATGCTGGAGCTGTACGGACAGCGCGCCGGGTTGGCCGACGGCCAGCACATCCTGGAACTGGGCTGCGGCTGGGGCTCGCTGACGCTGTGGATGGCAGAACGCTACCCGAACGCGCGCATCACCGCCGTGTCCAACTCGCATAGCCAGCGCGACCATATCCTGGCGCAGTGCGAGGCGCGCGGGTTCGGCAACGTCGAGGTGCTGACCCGCGACGTCAACCAGCTGGAGCTGCCTGCAGCGGCATTCGACCGCTGCGTATCGGTGGAGATGTTCGAACACGTCCGCAACTACGACCGCCTGCTGGGTCGCATCGCCCGCTGGTTGAAGCCGGATGGCGCGCTGTTCGTGCATATCTTCGCGCATCGCACGCTGATGTATCCGTTCGAGACCGAGGGCGACGACAACTGGATGGGCCGGCACTTCTTCACCGGTGGCTTGATGCCGGCCGCGGACACGCTGCTGCACTTCCAGCGCGAGCTGGTGCTGGACCAGCGCTGGCTGCTGGATGGCACCCACTACCAGCGCACCGCAAACCATTGGCTGGCCAACCAGGATGAGGCCCGCGAGCAGCTGCTGTCGATCCTGGCGCAGACCTATGGCGATGAAGCCGCCGCACGCATCTGGTGGCAGCGCTGGCGCATGTTCTGGATGGCCTGCGCCGAGCTGTTCGGCTACGACGATGGTCAGCAATGGCTGGTCGCCCACTATCTGTTCCGCCCGCGCTGAAGGAGACCGCCACCATGCGTATCGCCCCACTGTTCACGCTGCTGGCCGTGGCCCTGTTCGGCGCAGGCTGCAGCAGCCACGACACCCGCCCCATCCCGCTGCCACCGAAGGTGGACGTGCCGCGCTTCATGGGCGACTGGTACGTCATTGCCCATATTCCTTCGCGGCCCGAGCGCGAGGCCTTCGATGCCGTGGAATGCTATGCGCTGCAGGCCGATGGGCGCATCAAGACCACCTTCACTTACCGCAAGGGCAGCTTCCAGTCGCCACAGAAGTCGATGCACCCGGTAGGTCGGGTGGAGAAACATGGCAATGGTGCGGTCTGGGGCATGCAGTTCATCTGGCCCATCCAGGCCGAGTACCTCATTGCCTGGCTGGATGAGGGCTACACCCAGACCATCGTAGCCCGCAGCAAGCGCGACTACGTGTGGTACATGGCGCGTACGCCGCAGGTGAGCGAGGCCGAGTATCAGCAGGCGGTGGCCCGAATCAAGGCAATGGGGTACGACACCGGCAAGCTGCGCCGGGTGCCGCAATCGGTACGATGAGACGCCTGCACGTGCTACGGGTTGCGGCTGGGGCGTCCGGCGGGCCAAGGCCCCACAACGAGATGAATGGGGGCTCGCCCGGCCGCTAGCCGCGCGTAGCCTGCCTCCTCTATAGTCAGCCGAGCACGACAGGCGTGGTGCCTGTCCGGCAACTACAGGGAGTGGGTCATGGGTCTGGTACAAGCGGTGAAGGGTGCAGTCGGCGGCGTGCTGGCTGACCAATGGAAAGACTTCTACACCGTGCCGACCGGCCTGCCGTCCACGGCAGCCCTGTTCGCAGCGGTGCCGCAGGGCACCAATGCCGGGCGCGGCTCGAACACCAGCGGCTCGTCCAACATCATCAGCAACGGCTCGAAGATCGTCGTGCCGGAAGGTTATGGCCTGCTGCTGTTCCAGGATGGCGCGATCACCGCCTTCGTCGCCGAGCCGGGTGGCTACGAGTGGCGCTCGGACGATCTGAACTCGCAGTCGATCTTCGCCGGCGACGGCCTGGTCAGCACCTTCATCAAGCAGAGCTGGGAGCGCTTCAAGTTCGGCGGCCAGCCGGGCTCGCAGCAGGCTGCCTTCTTCGTTTCGCTGAAGGAACTGCCGGACAACCGCTTCGGCACCCAGTCGGAAATCTACTGGGACGACGGCTTCCTCAACACCCAGGTTGGCGCGGTCACCCGTGGCTCGTACACGCTGAAGATCGTCGACCCGATCCTGTTCGTGAAGAACTTCGTTCCGGCCAGCTACCTGCAGCCGGGCCAGGTGTTCGACTTCACCGACCTGGACAACGCTGCTGCCAGCCAGCTGTTCAATGAAGTGGTGGGATCGCTGGCGCCGGCATTCAGCCTGTACACCAACGATCCAAGCAAGGGCAACCGCATCACCAAGCTGCAGCAGGACTCGCTGGGCTTCGCGCAGAGCCTGTCGGCCGCCGTCGAACAGGGCTACCAGTGGAAGTCCGATCGTGGCCTGGCCATCGTCAAGACTGCCATTGTCTCGATCGAGTACGACGCCAACACCCGTGAACTGCTGAAGACCGTGCAGCGCGCCGATGCCCTGTCCGGCTCGCGCGGCAATTCCAACCTGCAGGCCAGCGTTGCCCAGGGCATCCAGTCCGCAGGCGAGAACGGCGGTGCCGCCGGCCTTGTCGGCGTGGGCATGGCGTCGGGCATGTTCGGCGCGGGCAATCTGCAGCAGCCAGCGACCCCGGTCGCTCCGGCTGCCGACGACCCGGTGGCCAAGCTGAAGAAGGCCAAGGAAATGCTGGATCTGGGCCTGATCACCCAGACCGACTACGACGCGCTGAAGGCCAAGGCGCTGGGACTGTAAGAAGACGCAGGACGCGCAACCACCATGTCCGATCCCAGAAACACGCCTCCGCCGCTGCCCCAATCCGCTTCAGCACCGCCGCCCCTGCCGGCGGCGGTGCTGGACGGGCCGGGTTCGCCGCAGGACGTCCCTCCCCTGCCCGGCAGCTTCCCGCTCGATACCTCGACGCTGCCTGAGGCCATCCGCAACGAGATCGAGGCGCCCGACCCGGTCGCCATCGACACCTCCGCTGACGAACTGAAGGACGGCCTCAACCGTTGCCCGAAGTGCGGCGCTACCGATATCCGGCCCAAGCTGGGCACCGATATCCTGGTCTGCCTGTACTGCCGTCACGAATGGCATGGCGCACGGGTGGAAGAAGAATTCGGCCTGGGCGAAGCCATCGACCAGCTGCGTGGCACCGTCATCGCATCAGGCGCGCGCGATATCGATGCCGACACCTCGGCACTGATGACCTTCAAGTGCACCGGCTGCGGCGCCGAAGTCACGGTCAACACCGAAAGCACGATGACGGCGCGCTGCCACTGGTGCCGGCACGTGTTCGGCGTCAACGAACAGATCGCCAACGGCGCCGTGCCTGACGCCGTGCTGCCGTTCCACATCAAGAAGGAGGATGCGGTCGCGCGCATCCGCCAGTTCGTGGACAAGCGCCGGATGTTCGCGCTCAAGGCGTTCAAGGAGCAGTTCACCCCGGAAAACGTGGTGGGTGTGTACCTGCCCTACATGATCGTCGACGGCAATGTCAGTGCGGCCGTGGCCGGCAAGGGCGAGATCAAGACGCGCGAATACACCCGTGGCAGCGAAAAGAACAAGCAGACCTACTACGACGCGGACATCTACCAGGTGGAACGCCAGGTCGATTTCACCGTGGACGACCTGCCGCTGGAATCGTCGGCAGAGCGCGGCAACCTCGACACGCGCGCCAACACCAACAACATCATCAATACGATTCTGCCGTTCGACACCAAGAACGCAGTGAAGTGGAACGCCTCCTACCTGGCGGGCTTCACCTCGGAAAAGCGCAACCTGGACGTCGAAAAGCTGCGGCCGCGACTGGAAGACCAGCTGCTGTCGATCGCCCGCGCGCAGGTGGAAGGCACGGTGCGCCGTTACGACCGTGGCGTGCGCTGGGAACAGGAACAACTGGAAGTGCACGGCACCCGCTGGGTGGCCATGTACCTGCCGGTGTGGCTGTATTCGTACCACCAGCCCGGCAAGAATGGCGGCATGCTGCACTACATCGCGGTGAACGGCCGGACCGGTGAAACCATGGGCAGCGTGCCGGTGCAGCAGTGGAAGATGCTGCTGGCGGCGCTGACCGCCGGCACGATCATCGAAGCCCTCGCAATTGCCTTCCTGGTGGCCAGCACATGAGTGATGACAGTGGTCTTTGGTTGTTGGCTGCAGGCCCGGCCGGCGCGACCGCGCTGTACTGGGCGCTGTACCGGTTCTACCGCAATACCGACAAATCGCATTCGTTCGAACACGAAACCGCTGTCGAGGCGCAGCCGGTGACCGGCTCGGATCGTCGCGTGGACAGCATCAGCGGGACGCAGGAAAAGCGGATCCGCGGTGACAACGTGTATGAGTACCGAAAGCGTGTGGCGCGGGTGAAGACCGGCCCGGAATAGTCGACCCGGCCGGCCAGGGCCGGCCATGACTGTGGCGGACTGCCCAGATCCGGGCGCAATGCCGTGCCTATACTGCTGCCGCCCTGGTCCGGCGGCGCGTTCGCGCCCGTCGATCCGGGCGGCGGGGCTGGATGTCCCCGTCCGGCCCGTGGCAGCAGCCGCGGGCCCTTGCAGTGATTCGTAACCCGACGCGGTTGAACCAATCACCAGGGAGGACGCTATGCGTTATACACGCCGTGATTTCCTAGCAACCACTGCCACCGCCTCATTGGCATCGCTGTTCGCACCCAGTGCGCTGGCCAGTGCCCAAAGCGCGACCGACGGTACCGCAGTGGCGCGCTTCCACCGTTACAACGTCACCAGCCCGGAAGGCCAGCGCATGCTGGCCAGTTATGCGCGCGGCATCCAGGCAATGCTGGCGCTGCCGGCTGACGACCCGCGCAACTGGTTCCGCAATGCGTTCGTGCACCTGATGGATTGCCCGCACGGCAACTGGTGGTTCTATGTCTGGCATCGCGGCTACGTAGGCTACTTCGAACAGACCATCCGCGAGCTCAGCGGCGATCGCCAGTTCGCCATGCCGTACTGGGACTGGACCGAACTTCCGCAGATTCCGGTTGCGATGTTCGACGGCCTGTTGACCCCGACCGACAAGGCCTATACGCCCTACACCCGCAACCTGGCGGTGTTCACCCAGTTCATGAAGCCTGCGTTGCAGCGCCACTGGAACACCCTGGACAGTGGGCAGCGGCAGCAGCTGTCGCTGCGTGGTTACAACAGCGCCGAAGACGTCTGGAACGACGTCACCGGCTACAACGCCAAGGAACAGACCGGCATTTCCGGCAATGCGGCGTACGCGGTTACCTGTGGCGCCCGTTATCTCTGGCGCGAGCACCCGGGCTTCGACCCGAAGACGGCCTCCGCCGTGTCCGCCGACACCATCCGTGCCGGCCTGTCACCGGTGGAGTTCAACAACCCTGACATCAGCCGCAGCTTCACCAGCTCGCGCACCACCTCGCACGTGCTGCAGCCCGATGGGGCCACCAAGTTCTCGGTGCTGGAAGGCTTCCCGCACAACAAGGTGCACAACTGCATTGGCGGTGTCGGCGCCGTCGATCCCGGCCCCTACGGCAACATGACCAACTTCCTGTCGCCGCTGGATCCGATCTTCTACCTGCACCACGCCAACATGGATCGCCTGTGGGATGTGTGGACACGCAGGCAGCAGGCCTTCGGCCGCCCGATCATGCCGACCGACGCTGCCGAACGCCGGCAGTTCATGGACGAACCGTTCCGCTTCTTCGTCAATGGCCAGGGCCGCTACGTCGGCACGCGCCCGGCCGCGGAATTCTTCTCCACCACCGCGTTCGACTATGACTACGTCTATGGCCGCGGTGTCCGTGCCGCAGAGCAGGCCGCAACGGCTCCGAACGCCGCGAAGGCCGCGCGGCTGGTGCGCGGCAAGCGGACCGACGGCGCCGTGCGTGTAGCCGTGCCGAACGAAGCGGTTCGTGCGCATCTGGCGGCCACCGGCCCGCGCATGCTGATTGCGGAGGTGACCCTCGAGCGCCCCCATGGACTGCACAACACGCGCGAGTTCGACGTGCTGATCAATGCACCGGCCGACGTCACCTCGGTCAGCGCGGACAGTCCGTACTACGCCGGCACGGTCTCATTCTTCGGGCCGAGCATGGCGGCCATGGGGCACGATCATCCAACGACGTTCGCCGTGCCATTGCCACAGACGCTGGGGGCGCTGCGCGCGGATGCTGCCGGCGGCGGTTCGACGACGCTGGAGATCCGCCTGGTCGCCTCGTCGGGCCAGGCGCCGCAATCGTTCCCGGTGCTGGATGCGGCGATCCTGGTGGCTCCACACTAGCGGGCGCTCCGGGCGGGTGG contains these protein-coding regions:
- a CDS encoding DUF2878 domain-containing protein, whose translation is MRRTWVNVIGNQLVWLCAVAGAGRGWQWPAVLSATVYIGSQLLTSSRPRLDLRLLLLALACAWLVDGSAAASGGVHYAAAPLGWVPPPWIFALWAAFAMTLTASMAFLQRHWLLPVALGLLAPLAYLSAARGFQAVNFTAPAWQGVATLALGWCVALSLLCAVARRGTPGKQDTPLIGAT
- a CDS encoding cyclopropane-fatty-acyl-phospholipid synthase family protein, translating into MNSTPSLAPVADTEGGLTGWAERGWLPDAALRAGIRRLCAQRLAEESAGSMEEQSQRFSRRIAELTSSPLALHVDAANRQHYEVPAAFFQGCLGHRLKYSSCYYRTGSETLDQAEDAMLELYGQRAGLADGQHILELGCGWGSLTLWMAERYPNARITAVSNSHSQRDHILAQCEARGFGNVEVLTRDVNQLELPAAAFDRCVSVEMFEHVRNYDRLLGRIARWLKPDGALFVHIFAHRTLMYPFETEGDDNWMGRHFFTGGLMPAADTLLHFQRELVLDQRWLLDGTHYQRTANHWLANQDEAREQLLSILAQTYGDEAAARIWWQRWRMFWMACAELFGYDDGQQWLVAHYLFRPR
- a CDS encoding lipocalin family protein, giving the protein MRIAPLFTLLAVALFGAGCSSHDTRPIPLPPKVDVPRFMGDWYVIAHIPSRPEREAFDAVECYALQADGRIKTTFTYRKGSFQSPQKSMHPVGRVEKHGNGAVWGMQFIWPIQAEYLIAWLDEGYTQTIVARSKRDYVWYMARTPQVSEAEYQQAVARIKAMGYDTGKLRRVPQSVR
- a CDS encoding TFIIB-type zinc ribbon-containing protein, whose translation is MSDPRNTPPPLPQSASAPPPLPAAVLDGPGSPQDVPPLPGSFPLDTSTLPEAIRNEIEAPDPVAIDTSADELKDGLNRCPKCGATDIRPKLGTDILVCLYCRHEWHGARVEEEFGLGEAIDQLRGTVIASGARDIDADTSALMTFKCTGCGAEVTVNTESTMTARCHWCRHVFGVNEQIANGAVPDAVLPFHIKKEDAVARIRQFVDKRRMFALKAFKEQFTPENVVGVYLPYMIVDGNVSAAVAGKGEIKTREYTRGSEKNKQTYYDADIYQVERQVDFTVDDLPLESSAERGNLDTRANTNNIINTILPFDTKNAVKWNASYLAGFTSEKRNLDVEKLRPRLEDQLLSIARAQVEGTVRRYDRGVRWEQEQLEVHGTRWVAMYLPVWLYSYHQPGKNGGMLHYIAVNGRTGETMGSVPVQQWKMLLAALTAGTIIEALAIAFLVAST
- a CDS encoding DUF1365 domain-containing protein, with translation MSASAIYFGHVEHRRHHPHAHAFRYPIAQLLLDLDELDQVFAGRWLWSVGRRNLAEFRRSDYFGDPATSLADAVRDHAATVLGRRPDGPVRLLTHLRFGGHVFNPVSFYYCYQADRETLDCIVAEITNTPWKERHAYVLPVETAIRQGRALRWQFDKTFHVSPFMPMDCAYDWRFTAPADDLRVHMQVWRNGQRQFDATQSMQRRPIDSRGLARVLACYPLMSAQVVTAIHWQALRLWLKRNPVHDHPSLAEKPR
- a CDS encoding tyrosinase family protein → MRYTRRDFLATTATASLASLFAPSALASAQSATDGTAVARFHRYNVTSPEGQRMLASYARGIQAMLALPADDPRNWFRNAFVHLMDCPHGNWWFYVWHRGYVGYFEQTIRELSGDRQFAMPYWDWTELPQIPVAMFDGLLTPTDKAYTPYTRNLAVFTQFMKPALQRHWNTLDSGQRQQLSLRGYNSAEDVWNDVTGYNAKEQTGISGNAAYAVTCGARYLWREHPGFDPKTASAVSADTIRAGLSPVEFNNPDISRSFTSSRTTSHVLQPDGATKFSVLEGFPHNKVHNCIGGVGAVDPGPYGNMTNFLSPLDPIFYLHHANMDRLWDVWTRRQQAFGRPIMPTDAAERRQFMDEPFRFFVNGQGRYVGTRPAAEFFSTTAFDYDYVYGRGVRAAEQAATAPNAAKAARLVRGKRTDGAVRVAVPNEAVRAHLAATGPRMLIAEVTLERPHGLHNTREFDVLINAPADVTSVSADSPYYAGTVSFFGPSMAAMGHDHPTTFAVPLPQTLGALRADAAGGGSTTLEIRLVASSGQAPQSFPVLDAAILVAPH
- a CDS encoding SPFH domain-containing protein, whose amino-acid sequence is MGLVQAVKGAVGGVLADQWKDFYTVPTGLPSTAALFAAVPQGTNAGRGSNTSGSSNIISNGSKIVVPEGYGLLLFQDGAITAFVAEPGGYEWRSDDLNSQSIFAGDGLVSTFIKQSWERFKFGGQPGSQQAAFFVSLKELPDNRFGTQSEIYWDDGFLNTQVGAVTRGSYTLKIVDPILFVKNFVPASYLQPGQVFDFTDLDNAAASQLFNEVVGSLAPAFSLYTNDPSKGNRITKLQQDSLGFAQSLSAAVEQGYQWKSDRGLAIVKTAIVSIEYDANTRELLKTVQRADALSGSRGNSNLQASVAQGIQSAGENGGAAGLVGVGMASGMFGAGNLQQPATPVAPAADDPVAKLKKAKEMLDLGLITQTDYDALKAKALGL
- a CDS encoding DUF1295 domain-containing protein; translated protein: MSSLWWVLLYAVLIMAWGWAWQRMHQNIGIVDVLWAKGVAAGALLLAWLGDGALQPRIAAAALGGLWGGRLALHLWRRVRSEAEDGRYRYLREHWHGHQGKIFGFFMAQAALVVMFALPFVAVASNPRSDMSAWIAAAVVVWLLSVGGEALADRQLARFRADPANKGRTCREGLWRYTRHPNYFFEWLHWFTYVVLAAGSPLWWLAWTGPVLMYVFLRYLSGVPFTEKQALRSRGDDYRDYQRSTSMFFPWFPRSPKE
- a CDS encoding class I SAM-dependent methyltransferase, producing the protein MNEMTPSATLPQPGTVDAFLRRRLLAQLAPLHNGRLCVRDAFGEVQLGNAGSDLQVTVTIDDPGFYRKVAANGSVGAGESYINGDWRCDDLVALVQLLVRNRDLLDGMERGPARIGGWLLRGWNRLRRNSREGSRRNIAAHYDLGNDFFALFLSPDLMYSSALFADAADSLESASRRKLDRICQQLRLQPGDRVVEIGTGWGGFAVHAAQHYGCHVTTTTISAEQHALAAQRVADAGLQDRVTLLMQDYRDLQGRFDKLVSIEMIEAIGAEYLDTYMATLQRLLKPDGVALLQAITIEDHRYEQARRSVDYIKRFVFPGSFIPSINAILAAKTRASDLQLIAQQDFGHSYALTLRAWRQRFLAQLPAVRAQGFDERFCRLWEFYLAYCEGGFLERSIGVSHLLLARPGYRPVADAHGERTG